In a genomic window of Punica granatum isolate Tunisia-2019 chromosome 6, ASM765513v2, whole genome shotgun sequence:
- the LOC116211368 gene encoding uncharacterized protein LOC116211368, giving the protein MATAVVGGAFLSASLQVLFDRLASRSIIDFILRRRSDEGLLIKKLTATILSVEAILKNGLKRRTTNPAVKEWFSELEETVNDAKNLLDEMHTERSKNKPGSRSRIKLMQEILDRLEHVSEQKDVFNWRTPSHISPTNSISVDESSICGRTNDKEAMVSILLSDNLTGQDVTRVIVIVGVPGIGKSTLAQLMYSDSRVQGYFDLKVWVCASTDLNIYTVTKTIFEAVTKLPCDIEDLNLLQLRLKEQVTGKRVLLLLDDVWNIEDRIEWEVLRSPFQFCQQGSGIVVTTQSKHVAGTIRTLPAYHLNPLPCEDSWILFSKYAFDGGSLITDPGLEVIGREIVNKCRGIPLAIKSLGILLRTKPDREEWDRILKDDIWDSSHDMTTVLLRIKNGIAKGREPIAVGSGNCLVASKQHWQMRNIQTKRARLPIYCVLWLIVLGILSVAVFETANKVQITKRKEDLASMCNGRAKTLQDQFEHQVNNTNTLAIFLTQLHRLDRLLDKEQSEEFLRNYMLATVHIHPFLEAVTVEGSIIRNEYNSVMATQSMDVDSSALRLNPGKGDILKALATGKTVISRAFKHFDSRHVRFAMAYPIYKVSFSGNSTVDQRCKAAAGYMGAIFRFDSFAEHVLGQIDGRHTISVSIYDATESPDCLLLYRWGNHENSQSLLHESELKLGDPCRRYRIMCRYQHKAPLPWIPIVFSGLTIVIGLLLGCILTGSTVHSLKIQELNAQAEAFNTANSQFLSEASLEIRKPAYSILETLRLVLRMELTSPQRDYIQVAQEGCERLIDLIYEVLEQENSNLQM; this is encoded by the exons ATGGCAACAGCAGTAGTGGGCGGTGCTTTTCTCTCCGCTTCTCTGCAGGTATTGTTTGATCGCTTAGCTTCCCGGAGTATCATAGACTTCATCCTCCGAAGAAGATCAGACGAGGGATTGCTCATAAAGAAGCTCACAGCTACAATCTTGTCGGTCGAGGCAATACTGAAAAATGGGCTGAAGAGGCGAACTACGAACCCAGCTGTAAAAGAATGGTTCAGCGAGCTAGAAGAAACCGTAAATGATGCAAAGAATCTCTTGGATGAGATGCACACCGAAAGGTCAAAAAATAAGCCAGGAAGCAGATCAagaatcaaattgatgcaagAGATACTTGACAGATTGGAGCACGTGAGCGAGCAGAAGGATGTTTTCAACTGGCGGACCCCGTCACACATATCGCCGACTAATTCGATTTCAGTCGATGAATCTAGTATATGCGGCAGGACTAATGATAAAGAGGCCATGGTCAGCATTTTGCTCTCAGATAATCTGACTGGCCAAGACGTAACCCGAGTGATCGTGATCGTGGGTGTTCCTGGGATCGGTAAGAGTACACTTGCTCAGCTCATGTACAGCGACAGCAGAGTCCAAGGGTACTTCGACCTCAAAGTATGGGTCTGTGCTTCAACTGACCTAAACATATACACGGTGACAAAGACGATCTTCGAAGCAGTCACTAAGTTGCCTTGTGATATCGAGGATCTTAATCTGCTTCAACTGAGATTGAAGGAACAAGTTACTGGCAAAAGAGTTCTACTTTTGTTAGACGATGTCTGGAATATTGAGGATCGCATAGAATGGGAAGTTCTAAGAAGCCCCTTCCAATTTTGCCAGCAGGGGAGTGGTATAGTTGTCACTACACAGAGTAAACATGTTGCCGGGACAATACGCACTCTTCCAGCCTATCATCTGAACCCGCTGCCTTGCGAAGATAGTTGGATTCTGTTCTCCAAATATGCATTTGATGGTGGATCCTTGATTACTGATCCGGGGCTAGAAGTGATTGGCAGAGAGATAGTTAACAAGTGCAGAGGGATTCCTTTAGCTATCAAGAGCCTCGGGATTCTTCTCCGAACAAAGCCGGATCGTGAAGAGTGGGATAGGATACTGAAAGATGACATATGGGACTCATCACACGACATGACAACCGTTCTGCTAAGG ATCAAAAATGGAATTGCCAAAGGGCGAGAACCAATTGCTGTGGGTAGTGGCAACTGTTTGGTGGCTTCCAAACAGCATTGGCAGATGAGGAATATTCAGACCAAGCGAGCGAGGCTTCCGATATATTGTGTTCTGTGGCTCATTGTATTGGGCATCCTGAGTGTTGCAGTATTTGAAACTGCAAACAAAGTTCAGATTACTAAGAGGAAGGAAGATCTGGCCAGTATGTGCAACGGGAGGGCCAAGACGCTCCAGGATCAATTCGAACACCAAGTTAACAACACCAACACCCTCGCAATCTTTCTCACACAACTGCATAGATTAGATCGCCTCCTAGACAAAGAACAG AGCGAGGAATTTCTCAGGAACTACATGTTGGCTACTGTCCACATCCATCCATTCCTGGAGGCAGTGACCGTCGAAGGTTCGATTATCAGAAACGAATATAATTCAGTCATGGCGACTCAAAGCATGGACGTAGACAGTTCTGCACTGCGCCTGAATCCGGGAAAG GGAGATATTCTTAAGGCATTGGCCACGGGGAAGACTGTTATCTCAAGAGCTTTCAAGCATTTTGATTCTCGTCATGTTCGTTTCGCAATGGCTTACCCCATTTACAAGGTTTCATTTTCCGGAAACTCGACAGTGGACCAACGCTGCAAAGCCGCTGCAGG GTACATGGGAGCGATCTTCAGATTCGACTCATTTGCTGAGCACGTACTAGGGCAAATAGATGGAAGGCATACAATCTCTGTGTCTATATATGATGCAACCGAATCTCCTGACTGCCTGCTTTTGTATCGGTGGGGAAATCACGAGAACTCTCAGTCCCTTCTGCATGAAAGCGAGCTCAAACTCGGGGATCCATGCCGGAGATATAGGATCATGTGCCG GTACCAACACAAGGCACCCCTCCCCTGGATCCCAATAGTGTTCTCAGGTTTAACCATCGTGATCGGACTCCTACTAGGATGTATACTTACAGGATCGACAGTTCATAGTCTGAAAATTCAAGAATTGAATGCTCAAGCGGAGGCTTTCAACACCGCAAATTCTCAG TTTCTGTCAGAAGCTTCCCTGGAAATCAGAAAGCCTGCATACAGCATACTCG AAACTCTACGACTGGTGCTCAGAATGGAACTAACTTCACCCCAAAGGGACTACATTCAAGTTGCTCAAGAAGGCTGCGAGAGACTGATAGATTTGATCTACGAGGTTCTTGAACAGGAAAACTCAAACCTCCAGATGTGA
- the LOC116211369 gene encoding putative disease resistance RPP13-like protein 1 isoform X3 — protein sequence MAGALVGGAFLAASLQVLIDKLASHGIGDYIWGRKLEEGWLVKKLTVTLLSVEAMLHDALKKRTLNSAVTEWLSELESTINEAQSLLNEIAAQGSNDKPRSRSSRSKAIREILERLEHMSRQKDVLDLIELSYILPTTSIQVHESDVVGRVDDKEGIVSILLSNHTADEDSIKAIGIVGVPGVGKTTLAQLVYNDNRVGEHFDLRVWVCLSSRTDVYSVTKTIFKAVTSAACDVDDLNLLQVRLREQLVGKKLLLVLDDVRGFEDCREWEVLRSPFRFCALGSCLIVTTRCENVAGTVRTLPLHHLNPLSDEDCWSLFSRDAFDVGCPAADPKLEAIGRDIVRKCRGLPIAAKTLGVLLWEKPDREEWDKILKDEAWDSLRNMTDILLKLRKGTKARKTVQKSRTEQATDRNLHVIGNNLVPLSRNSRSKKARLPLYCVLWLILLVIVFRMHPVLDDDQCREVFYNYVLGPFSMFPFLGGVTFPCRSLPNVPHEYIAETDIMNAIATSDTVISRPFHFKQCHHRLHFALIVPLDSVYRIFNSTREEHISAGSGYIATFFKFDCLVKHVLGQLDGNQTISVAVHDVTNSTEYFLLFDSGDYKSNQFHVYESRLELGDPFRKYKITCWYHQKASLSWIVISITCLTIVIGLLLGCILLGAAIHSLRIQELKAQVEAVNAASSSVLRAASGEIKMPANSILETLVLVLSTELRSPQKDYVRVAQEGCKRLIDLIDEVGGRQ from the exons ATGGCAGGAGCATTGGTCGGCGGAGCCTTTCTCGCGGCTTCCTTGCAGGTGCTTATCGATAAGTTGGCCTCCCACGGGATCGGAGACTATATCTGGggaaggaaactcgaggaggGCTGGCTCGTGAAGAAGCTCACAGTAACACTATTGTCTGTTGAGGCGATGCTGCATGATGCTCTTAAGAAACGAACTCTCAATTCAGCCGTTACGGAGTGGTTGAGCGAGCTAGAAAGTACTATAAATGAAGCACAGAGCCTGTTGAACGAGATTGCTGCTCAAGGGTCAAACGATAAACCGAGAAGCAGATCATCGAGAAGCAAAGCCATCCGGGAGATTCTCGAGAGGTTAGAACACATGAGCAGGCAAAAGGACGTTCTCGATCTGATTGAACTGTCATATATTTTGCCAACAACCTCAATACAGGTGCACGAGTCAGATGTAGTTGGGAGGGTGGATGACAAAGAGGGCATAGTCAGCATTCTGCTGTCGAATCATACAGCTGATGAGGACTCGATAAAGGCGATCGGGATCGTCGGTGTTCCCGGTGTAGGTAAGACCACGCTTGCTCAGCTTGTGTACAATGATAACAGAGTGGGAGAGCATTTTGATCTCAGAGTATGGGTGTGTCTTTCAAGTAGAACAGATGTTTACTCTGTGACAAAGACTATCTTCAAAGCAGTCACTTCGGCTGCTTGTGACGTTGATGATCTTAATCTGCTCCAAGTTAGATTACGAGAACAACTGGTGGGCAAGAAGCTCCTACTTGTTCTGGACGATGTTCGGGGTTTCGAGGATTGTAGAGAATGGGAGGTCCTGAGAAGTCCTTTCAGATTCTGCGCTCTGGGAAGTTGCCTTATTGTAACTACACGATGCGAAAATGTAGCGGGTACTGTGCGGACTCTCCCGCTCCATCATTTAAACCCACTCTCAGATGAAGATTGCTGGAGTCTGTTCTCAAGGGACGCATTTGATGTTGGATGCCCCGCTGCTGATCCTAAACTAGAGGCAATAGGAAGAGACATTGTCCGGAAGTGCAGAGGGCTTCCTATAGCTGCCAAAACATTGGGCGTTCTTCTCTGGGAAAAGCCAGATCGTGAGGAATGGGATAAGATTCTGAAGGATGAAGCATGGGATTCGTTGCGCAATATGACCGACATTCTTTTAAAG CTAAGAAAAGGAACTAAAGCTCGAAAAACAGTGCAAAAGAGCAGAACCGAACAGGCCACTGATCGAAACCTACATGTTATTGGAAATAACTTGGTGCCACTGAGTAGGAACAGCAGGTCCAAGAAAGCAAGGCTTCCCTTGTACTGTGTGCTTTGGCTCATCTTATTGGTGATT GTTTTTAGAATGCACCCCGTGTTAGACGACGATCAG TGCAGGGAAGTCTTCTATAATTACGTTTTGGGACCTTTCTCTATGTTCCCGTTTCTGGGGGGAGTAACGTTTCCGTGCCGGTCTCTACCCAATGTCCCCCATGAATATATAGCCGAG ACGGACATTATGAATGCAATAGCAACAAGCGACACTGTTATATCGAGGCCATTCCATTTCAAGCAGTGTCATCATCGCCTTCATTTTGCACTGATTGTCCCCCTTGATTCCGTGTATCGAATCTTCAATTCAACGAGGGAAGAGCACATTAGTGCAGGTTCTGG GTACATTGCAACGTTCTTCAAGTTTGACTGCTTGGTAAAGCACGTACTCGGGCAACTCGATGGAAATCAGACGATCTCAGTGGCTGTACATGATGTAACCAACTCCACTGAGTACTTTCTGCTGTTTGATTCTGGAGATTATAAGAGCAACCAGTTTCATGTTTACGAGAGCAGGCTTGAACTGGGGGACCCGTTCCGGAAATACAAGATCACATGTTG GTACCACCAGAAGGCGTCCCTCTCTTGGATTGTAATCTCGATCACATGCTTAACCATTGTAATAGGTTTACTGTTGGGATGTATTCTTCTTGGAGCAGCAATCCATAGTCTGAGAATTCAAGAATTGAAGGCTCAAGTGGAAGCTGTTAATGCTGCCAGCTCCTCG GTCCTGAGAGCGGCTTCAGGGGAGATCAAAATGCCAGCGAACAGCATCCTTG AAACTCTAGTGCTGGTTCTGAGCACAGAACTGCGATCTCCCCAGAAGGACTATGTTCGAGTTGCTCAAGAAGGCTGCAAGAGGCTGATAGATTTGATAGACGAGGTGGGTGGTCGACAATAA
- the LOC116211372 gene encoding histone H3.2 has protein sequence MARTKQTARKSTGGKAPRKQLATKAARKSAPATGGVKKPHRFRPGTVALREIRKYQKSTELLIRKLPFQRLVREIAQDFKTDLRFQSSAVAALQEAAEAYLVGLFEDTNLCAIHAKRVTIMPKDIQLARRIRGERA, from the coding sequence ATGGCCCGCACGAAGCAGACTGCCCGGAAGTCGACTGGAGGCAAGGCGCCGAGGAAGCAGCTGGCCACGAAGGCTGCACGGAAGTCGGCACCGGCGACCGGAGGAGTGAAGAAGCCGCACAGGTTCAGGCCCGGGACGGTGGCGCTGAGGGAGATCAGGAAGTACCAGAAGAGCACGGAGTTGCTGATCCGGAAGCTGCCGTTCCAGCGGCTGGTGAGGGAGATAGCCCAGGACTTCAAGACCGACCTCAGGTTCCAGAGCAGCGCCGTCGCCGCCCTCCAGGAGGCCGCCGAGGCGTACCTTGTTGGGCTATTCGAGGACACGAACCTGTGCGCGATTCATGCCAAGAGGGTCACCATCATGCCCAAGGACATCCAGCTCGCCCGCAGGATCAGGGGTGAGAGGGCTTAG
- the LOC116211369 gene encoding uncharacterized protein LOC116211369 isoform X1 translates to MAGALVGGAFLAASLQVLIDKLASHGIGDYIWGRKLEEGWLVKKLTVTLLSVEAMLHDALKKRTLNSAVTEWLSELESTINEAQSLLNEIAAQGSNDKPRSRSSRSKAIREILERLEHMSRQKDVLDLIELSYILPTTSIQVHESDVVGRVDDKEGIVSILLSNHTADEDSIKAIGIVGVPGVGKTTLAQLVYNDNRVGEHFDLRVWVCLSSRTDVYSVTKTIFKAVTSAACDVDDLNLLQVRLREQLVGKKLLLVLDDVRGFEDCREWEVLRSPFRFCALGSCLIVTTRCENVAGTVRTLPLHHLNPLSDEDCWSLFSRDAFDVGCPAADPKLEAIGRDIVRKCRGLPIAAKTLGVLLWEKPDREEWDKILKDEAWDSLRNMTDILLKLRKGTKARKTVQKSRTEQATDRNLHVIGNNLVPLSRNSRSKKARLPLYCVLWLILLVIVSISVFKSANKFHTNKRNGKLASMCDLRAKMLQDQFGYHVNNSFSFVIFLTQVFRMHPVLDDDQCREVFYNYVLGPFSMFPFLGGVTFPCRSLPNVPHEYIAETDIMNAIATSDTVISRPFHFKQCHHRLHFALIVPLDSVYRIFNSTREEHISAGSGYIATFFKFDCLVKHVLGQLDGNQTISVAVHDVTNSTEYFLLFDSGDYKSNQFHVYESRLELGDPFRKYKITCWYHQKASLSWIVISITCLTIVIGLLLGCILLGAAIHSLRIQELKAQVEAVNAASSSVLRAASGEIKMPANSILETLVLVLSTELRSPQKDYVRVAQEGCKRLIDLIDEVGGRQ, encoded by the exons ATGGCAGGAGCATTGGTCGGCGGAGCCTTTCTCGCGGCTTCCTTGCAGGTGCTTATCGATAAGTTGGCCTCCCACGGGATCGGAGACTATATCTGGggaaggaaactcgaggaggGCTGGCTCGTGAAGAAGCTCACAGTAACACTATTGTCTGTTGAGGCGATGCTGCATGATGCTCTTAAGAAACGAACTCTCAATTCAGCCGTTACGGAGTGGTTGAGCGAGCTAGAAAGTACTATAAATGAAGCACAGAGCCTGTTGAACGAGATTGCTGCTCAAGGGTCAAACGATAAACCGAGAAGCAGATCATCGAGAAGCAAAGCCATCCGGGAGATTCTCGAGAGGTTAGAACACATGAGCAGGCAAAAGGACGTTCTCGATCTGATTGAACTGTCATATATTTTGCCAACAACCTCAATACAGGTGCACGAGTCAGATGTAGTTGGGAGGGTGGATGACAAAGAGGGCATAGTCAGCATTCTGCTGTCGAATCATACAGCTGATGAGGACTCGATAAAGGCGATCGGGATCGTCGGTGTTCCCGGTGTAGGTAAGACCACGCTTGCTCAGCTTGTGTACAATGATAACAGAGTGGGAGAGCATTTTGATCTCAGAGTATGGGTGTGTCTTTCAAGTAGAACAGATGTTTACTCTGTGACAAAGACTATCTTCAAAGCAGTCACTTCGGCTGCTTGTGACGTTGATGATCTTAATCTGCTCCAAGTTAGATTACGAGAACAACTGGTGGGCAAGAAGCTCCTACTTGTTCTGGACGATGTTCGGGGTTTCGAGGATTGTAGAGAATGGGAGGTCCTGAGAAGTCCTTTCAGATTCTGCGCTCTGGGAAGTTGCCTTATTGTAACTACACGATGCGAAAATGTAGCGGGTACTGTGCGGACTCTCCCGCTCCATCATTTAAACCCACTCTCAGATGAAGATTGCTGGAGTCTGTTCTCAAGGGACGCATTTGATGTTGGATGCCCCGCTGCTGATCCTAAACTAGAGGCAATAGGAAGAGACATTGTCCGGAAGTGCAGAGGGCTTCCTATAGCTGCCAAAACATTGGGCGTTCTTCTCTGGGAAAAGCCAGATCGTGAGGAATGGGATAAGATTCTGAAGGATGAAGCATGGGATTCGTTGCGCAATATGACCGACATTCTTTTAAAG CTAAGAAAAGGAACTAAAGCTCGAAAAACAGTGCAAAAGAGCAGAACCGAACAGGCCACTGATCGAAACCTACATGTTATTGGAAATAACTTGGTGCCACTGAGTAGGAACAGCAGGTCCAAGAAAGCAAGGCTTCCCTTGTACTGTGTGCTTTGGCTCATCTTATTGGTGATTGTAAGCATCTCTGTCTTCAAAAGTGCAAATAAGTTTCACACTAACAAGAGGAATGGAAAGCTGGCCAGCATGTGTGATTTACGAGCAAAAATGCTGCAGGATCAATTCGGGTACCACGTTAACAACTCCTTCTCCTTTGTGATCTTCCTAACACAGGTTTTTAGAATGCACCCCGTGTTAGACGACGATCAG TGCAGGGAAGTCTTCTATAATTACGTTTTGGGACCTTTCTCTATGTTCCCGTTTCTGGGGGGAGTAACGTTTCCGTGCCGGTCTCTACCCAATGTCCCCCATGAATATATAGCCGAG ACGGACATTATGAATGCAATAGCAACAAGCGACACTGTTATATCGAGGCCATTCCATTTCAAGCAGTGTCATCATCGCCTTCATTTTGCACTGATTGTCCCCCTTGATTCCGTGTATCGAATCTTCAATTCAACGAGGGAAGAGCACATTAGTGCAGGTTCTGG GTACATTGCAACGTTCTTCAAGTTTGACTGCTTGGTAAAGCACGTACTCGGGCAACTCGATGGAAATCAGACGATCTCAGTGGCTGTACATGATGTAACCAACTCCACTGAGTACTTTCTGCTGTTTGATTCTGGAGATTATAAGAGCAACCAGTTTCATGTTTACGAGAGCAGGCTTGAACTGGGGGACCCGTTCCGGAAATACAAGATCACATGTTG GTACCACCAGAAGGCGTCCCTCTCTTGGATTGTAATCTCGATCACATGCTTAACCATTGTAATAGGTTTACTGTTGGGATGTATTCTTCTTGGAGCAGCAATCCATAGTCTGAGAATTCAAGAATTGAAGGCTCAAGTGGAAGCTGTTAATGCTGCCAGCTCCTCG GTCCTGAGAGCGGCTTCAGGGGAGATCAAAATGCCAGCGAACAGCATCCTTG AAACTCTAGTGCTGGTTCTGAGCACAGAACTGCGATCTCCCCAGAAGGACTATGTTCGAGTTGCTCAAGAAGGCTGCAAGAGGCTGATAGATTTGATAGACGAGGTGGGTGGTCGACAATAA
- the LOC116211369 gene encoding putative disease resistance RPP13-like protein 1 isoform X2: protein MAGALVGGAFLAASLQVLIDKLASHGIGDYIWGRKLEEGWLVKKLTVTLLSVEAMLHDALKKRTLNSAVTEWLSELESTINEAQSLLNEIAAQGSNDKPRSRSSRSKAIREILERLEHMSRQKDVLDLIELSYILPTTSIQVHESDVVGRVDDKEGIVSILLSNHTADEDSIKAIGIVGVPGVGKTTLAQLVYNDNRVGEHFDLRVWVCLSSRTDVYSVTKTIFKAVTSAACDVDDLNLLQVRLREQLVGKKLLLVLDDVRGFEDCREWEVLRSPFRFCALGSCLIVTTRCENVAGTVRTLPLHHLNPLSDEDCWSLFSRDAFDVGCPAADPKLEAIGRDIVRKCRGLPIAAKTLGVLLWEKPDREEWDKILKDEAWDSLRNMTDILLKLRKGTKARKTVQKSRTEQATDRNLHVIGNNLVPLSRNSRSKKARLPLYCVLWLILLVIDQFGYHVNNSFSFVIFLTQVFRMHPVLDDDQCREVFYNYVLGPFSMFPFLGGVTFPCRSLPNVPHEYIAETDIMNAIATSDTVISRPFHFKQCHHRLHFALIVPLDSVYRIFNSTREEHISAGSGYIATFFKFDCLVKHVLGQLDGNQTISVAVHDVTNSTEYFLLFDSGDYKSNQFHVYESRLELGDPFRKYKITCWYHQKASLSWIVISITCLTIVIGLLLGCILLGAAIHSLRIQELKAQVEAVNAASSSVLRAASGEIKMPANSILETLVLVLSTELRSPQKDYVRVAQEGCKRLIDLIDEVGGRQ, encoded by the exons ATGGCAGGAGCATTGGTCGGCGGAGCCTTTCTCGCGGCTTCCTTGCAGGTGCTTATCGATAAGTTGGCCTCCCACGGGATCGGAGACTATATCTGGggaaggaaactcgaggaggGCTGGCTCGTGAAGAAGCTCACAGTAACACTATTGTCTGTTGAGGCGATGCTGCATGATGCTCTTAAGAAACGAACTCTCAATTCAGCCGTTACGGAGTGGTTGAGCGAGCTAGAAAGTACTATAAATGAAGCACAGAGCCTGTTGAACGAGATTGCTGCTCAAGGGTCAAACGATAAACCGAGAAGCAGATCATCGAGAAGCAAAGCCATCCGGGAGATTCTCGAGAGGTTAGAACACATGAGCAGGCAAAAGGACGTTCTCGATCTGATTGAACTGTCATATATTTTGCCAACAACCTCAATACAGGTGCACGAGTCAGATGTAGTTGGGAGGGTGGATGACAAAGAGGGCATAGTCAGCATTCTGCTGTCGAATCATACAGCTGATGAGGACTCGATAAAGGCGATCGGGATCGTCGGTGTTCCCGGTGTAGGTAAGACCACGCTTGCTCAGCTTGTGTACAATGATAACAGAGTGGGAGAGCATTTTGATCTCAGAGTATGGGTGTGTCTTTCAAGTAGAACAGATGTTTACTCTGTGACAAAGACTATCTTCAAAGCAGTCACTTCGGCTGCTTGTGACGTTGATGATCTTAATCTGCTCCAAGTTAGATTACGAGAACAACTGGTGGGCAAGAAGCTCCTACTTGTTCTGGACGATGTTCGGGGTTTCGAGGATTGTAGAGAATGGGAGGTCCTGAGAAGTCCTTTCAGATTCTGCGCTCTGGGAAGTTGCCTTATTGTAACTACACGATGCGAAAATGTAGCGGGTACTGTGCGGACTCTCCCGCTCCATCATTTAAACCCACTCTCAGATGAAGATTGCTGGAGTCTGTTCTCAAGGGACGCATTTGATGTTGGATGCCCCGCTGCTGATCCTAAACTAGAGGCAATAGGAAGAGACATTGTCCGGAAGTGCAGAGGGCTTCCTATAGCTGCCAAAACATTGGGCGTTCTTCTCTGGGAAAAGCCAGATCGTGAGGAATGGGATAAGATTCTGAAGGATGAAGCATGGGATTCGTTGCGCAATATGACCGACATTCTTTTAAAG CTAAGAAAAGGAACTAAAGCTCGAAAAACAGTGCAAAAGAGCAGAACCGAACAGGCCACTGATCGAAACCTACATGTTATTGGAAATAACTTGGTGCCACTGAGTAGGAACAGCAGGTCCAAGAAAGCAAGGCTTCCCTTGTACTGTGTGCTTTGGCTCATCTTATTGGTGATT GATCAATTCGGGTACCACGTTAACAACTCCTTCTCCTTTGTGATCTTCCTAACACAGGTTTTTAGAATGCACCCCGTGTTAGACGACGATCAG TGCAGGGAAGTCTTCTATAATTACGTTTTGGGACCTTTCTCTATGTTCCCGTTTCTGGGGGGAGTAACGTTTCCGTGCCGGTCTCTACCCAATGTCCCCCATGAATATATAGCCGAG ACGGACATTATGAATGCAATAGCAACAAGCGACACTGTTATATCGAGGCCATTCCATTTCAAGCAGTGTCATCATCGCCTTCATTTTGCACTGATTGTCCCCCTTGATTCCGTGTATCGAATCTTCAATTCAACGAGGGAAGAGCACATTAGTGCAGGTTCTGG GTACATTGCAACGTTCTTCAAGTTTGACTGCTTGGTAAAGCACGTACTCGGGCAACTCGATGGAAATCAGACGATCTCAGTGGCTGTACATGATGTAACCAACTCCACTGAGTACTTTCTGCTGTTTGATTCTGGAGATTATAAGAGCAACCAGTTTCATGTTTACGAGAGCAGGCTTGAACTGGGGGACCCGTTCCGGAAATACAAGATCACATGTTG GTACCACCAGAAGGCGTCCCTCTCTTGGATTGTAATCTCGATCACATGCTTAACCATTGTAATAGGTTTACTGTTGGGATGTATTCTTCTTGGAGCAGCAATCCATAGTCTGAGAATTCAAGAATTGAAGGCTCAAGTGGAAGCTGTTAATGCTGCCAGCTCCTCG GTCCTGAGAGCGGCTTCAGGGGAGATCAAAATGCCAGCGAACAGCATCCTTG AAACTCTAGTGCTGGTTCTGAGCACAGAACTGCGATCTCCCCAGAAGGACTATGTTCGAGTTGCTCAAGAAGGCTGCAAGAGGCTGATAGATTTGATAGACGAGGTGGGTGGTCGACAATAA